One genomic window of Diospyros lotus cultivar Yz01 chromosome 8, ASM1463336v1, whole genome shotgun sequence includes the following:
- the LOC127808532 gene encoding uncharacterized protein LOC127808532, translating to MRPGHCQAKSRVIGSHVKPYYEDVKCIHKPKNIINDVRKEFGVNISYSKAWRSREKALDMIRGGAEESFQLLPSYLDMLKLKNPGTIAEIESDSESRFKYLFMAIGACLARFRSQMRPVIAVDACFLKGKYLGSLFVATCKDGNNNVYLIAWGVGDSENNASWEWFFTKLRSAIGHEIPDLVFVSDRHKSISKAILTIFPNALHVHCIYHIGQNVKAKFKHENVNALFYKAAKAYRESEFHELFNELERYDPAIDTYLREASFSRWARAYLDGKRFDIMTTNIAECLNAALADTRKLPIQCLMEYIRNMMQQWFYERWGHASKMGGHLTSWAEGQIAKRFALSQYWLSEPIDMYRFNVKDGNSSGIVDLKAKTCTCRVFDFDKLPCGHALAAAHSRNIDPYTLSSAYYQTEALLCAYADPIMPVGSQADWIVPNESASVNLLPPATRRPCGRRKTCRIPSAGEEKMRVKCGRCGQIGHNRQTCSNPISLDKKNEGSSKGARLDHV from the coding sequence ATGCGGCCTGGTCATTGCCAAGCAAAGAGCAGAGTAATTGGTTCTCATGTAAAACCCTATTACGAGGATGTGAAGTGTATTCATAAGCCTAAGAACATTATCAACGATGTTCGCAAGGAATTTGGGGTGAACATAAGTTATTCAAAGGCATGGCGATCGCGGGAAAAGGCTTTGGACATGATCCGGGGGGGTGCGGAGGAATCATTCCAGTTGCTGCCATCTTATCTGGACATGTTGAAGTTGAAAAACCCTGGGACAATTGCTGAAATCGAGAGTGATAGTGAGAGCAGATTCAAGTACCTATTTATGGCAATTGGTGCATGTCTTGCCAGATTTCGTAGCCAAATGCGGCCCGTAATTGCAGTTGATGCTTGCTTTCTCAAGGGTAAATATCTTGGTAGTTTGTTTGTTGCCACATGCAAAGACGGTAACAACAATGTATATCTTATAGCATGGGGAGTAGGAGATTCCGAGAATAATGCCTCATGGGAATGGTTCTTCACTAAATTGCGATCAGCAATTGGCCATGAGATACCTGATTTGGTATTTGTGTCTGACAGGCATAAAAGCATCAGTAAGGCAATACTGACGATTTTCCCTAATGCACTACACGTACATTGTATATATCACATTGGCCAGAACGTTAAGGCTAAATTCAAGCATGAAAATGTGAATGCTTTGTTCTACAAGGCAGCGAAGGCTTATCGAGAATCAGAATTTCATGAATTGTTTAATGAGCTCGAGCGATATGATCCAGCCATCGACACCTATCTTAGAGAGGCTAGCTTCAGTCGTTGGGCACGTGCCTATTTGGATGGGAAACGATTTGATATAATGACGACAAACATTGCAGAATGCCTCAATGCAGCTTTGGCGGATACACGTAAATTGCCTATTCAATGTTTGATGGAGTATATTAGGAATATGATGCAACAATGGTTTTATGAGAGATGGGGTCATGCTAGTAAGATGGGTGGACATCTCACCTCTTGGGCTGAAGGACAAATAGCCAAAAGATTTGCATTATCCCAATATTGGCTGTCAGAACCGATTGATATGTATAGATTCAATGTCAAAGATGGTAACTCTAGTGGCATAGTAGACTTGAAGGCGAAAACTTGCACATGTCGGGTGTTTGATTTCGACAAATTGCCATGTGGACATGCCCTGGCGGCTGCACATTCACGTAATATTGACCCATACACTTTGTCGTCCGCATACTACCAAACAGAGGCTCTGTTGTGTGCCTATGCCGATCCGATTATGCCGGTGGGCAGTCAGGCCGATTGGATCGTACCGAACGAAAGTGCATCTGTTAATTTACTACCTCCGGCAACTAGACGCCCATGTGGAAGACGCAAGACATGCCGAATTCCTTCAGCCGGTGAAGAGAAGATGAGGGTAAAATGTGGTCGTTGTGGTCAAATTGGCCACAATCGCCAAACTTGCTCAAATCCAATAAGTctggataaaaaaaatgaaggcagTAGTAAAGGTGCAAGACTGGATCATGTTTGA